One window from the genome of Mucilaginibacter ginsenosidivorans encodes:
- a CDS encoding carboxypeptidase-like regulatory domain-containing protein, with the protein MALSKLKLAITFILFFTAGYVAPLRAQENYSINGTVKDEKGQTLPGATVFLTGTKIITVCDGEGLFHLNNISPGSYVLVAKMIGFTAESIPVALKTASVTVDVILKQKINALNEVTITFDPNWDDHFAEFKRKFLATTPNATECKILNPKVLHFRFSKRLNTLSATAEDFIVIENTALGYKINYLLKNFEYNYNTHILEYQGSPSFAELTPKSDKQLKYWNKNREIAYKGSVTHFMKAIYDDRVLKEGFEVYKVINKPPPGVPYDREKPLRFDLHPVLFDSLLTVTDKYFKTLKYKDCLFVVYTNERESYEFSNTGYKLDRPTGGKVPNGQFSMVNLVDTSVSIDGNGNFSNPGGLLFEGYMAWEQIADLMPLEYGKEK; encoded by the coding sequence ATGGCCCTATCGAAGCTTAAACTTGCCATAACTTTCATATTATTTTTCACGGCCGGATACGTTGCCCCTTTGCGCGCCCAGGAAAATTACAGTATAAATGGTACCGTAAAAGATGAAAAGGGACAAACGTTGCCCGGCGCAACCGTATTTCTAACAGGTACTAAAATTATAACGGTATGCGATGGAGAAGGCCTGTTTCACCTGAACAATATCTCGCCAGGGTCGTATGTGCTGGTTGCAAAAATGATAGGGTTTACCGCTGAGTCGATCCCGGTTGCTCTTAAAACCGCATCCGTTACTGTCGATGTCATCCTGAAGCAGAAAATAAATGCATTGAATGAAGTGACGATCACCTTTGATCCGAATTGGGATGATCATTTCGCTGAATTTAAAAGAAAGTTTTTAGCCACTACACCTAATGCAACTGAATGTAAAATATTAAACCCCAAAGTACTGCATTTCCGGTTCAGCAAACGACTTAATACCCTTTCTGCAACTGCCGAAGATTTCATCGTGATCGAGAATACGGCGCTTGGTTATAAAATAAATTACCTGCTTAAGAACTTTGAATATAATTACAATACCCATATTCTTGAATACCAGGGCTCTCCGTCATTCGCAGAGCTAACGCCAAAATCGGATAAACAACTTAAATATTGGAATAAGAACAGGGAAATTGCCTACAAAGGCTCTGTAACCCACTTTATGAAAGCTATCTATGATGACCGGGTGCTAAAAGAAGGATTCGAGGTATATAAGGTGATTAATAAACCACCGCCGGGTGTGCCTTACGATCGCGAAAAGCCTCTCCGGTTTGACCTTCACCCCGTATTGTTCGATTCGTTATTAACAGTAACCGACAAATATTTTAAGACATTGAAATATAAGGATTGCCTGTTTGTGGTGTATACTAACGAGCGTGAGTCGTACGAGTTCAGTAATACCGGGTATAAACTCGACAGACCTACAGGTGGTAAAGTACCCAATGGTCAGTTTTCCATGGTAAATCTTGTAGACACAAGTGTTAGTATTGATGGCAACGGGAACTTTAGTAATCCGGGTGGTTTGCTATTCGAAGGATATATGGCATGGGAGCAGATAGCCGACCTGATGCCGCTCGAATATGGCAAGGAAAAATAA
- a CDS encoding phosphopantetheine-binding protein, translating to MEITELKEKLKSQIILFLNLTDLTPADIKDDEPLFGDGLGLDSIDSLELIVLLKREYGITIQDPKEGRKVLVDVNTMAEYIQQHGK from the coding sequence ATGGAAATTACCGAACTAAAAGAAAAGCTGAAAAGCCAGATCATATTATTTTTAAACCTGACCGACCTGACCCCTGCCGATATTAAGGACGACGAGCCGCTATTTGGCGACGGGCTTGGGCTGGATTCGATCGATTCGCTTGAACTGATCGTGCTGCTAAAACGCGAGTACGGCATTACCATACAAGACCCTAAAGAAGGGCGTAAGGTGCTGGTTGACGTAAATACCATGGCTGAATATATTCAGCAGCACGGAAAATAG
- a CDS encoding 1-phosphofructokinase family hexose kinase has protein sequence MLGACLRTGRRGINVARAVKKLGGDAIAVYMAGGHSGKKFNQLLADESVPSLVTEIKENTRENLVVSETGTNRQYRFVMPGPTISKSEWMDCLDSIDKLPGARFIVASGSLPAGIPVDIFSRLAAIARRKDAKLVIDTSGKPLEDALKAGAYLIKPSAKELAALVKRQNMEIQDVINAAKEVIGMGGCEVMVVSMGGDGAILVTRDLVLKAKPPAVDVKGTVGAGDSMVAGLVLSLERNSSLEEALQYGVACGTAATMNPGTGLCDRNDVDRLFKIIKQGR, from the coding sequence TTGCTCGGCGCCTGCCTACGAACCGGGCGGCGGGGTATCAACGTAGCGCGGGCGGTAAAAAAACTTGGGGGCGATGCAATAGCCGTTTATATGGCCGGGGGGCATTCGGGTAAAAAATTCAATCAATTATTGGCAGACGAATCGGTGCCTTCTTTAGTCACTGAGATCAAAGAAAATACACGCGAAAACCTGGTTGTCTCTGAAACCGGGACAAATCGCCAGTACCGTTTTGTGATGCCGGGGCCAACAATAAGCAAATCAGAATGGATGGATTGCCTGGATAGTATTGATAAGTTGCCAGGTGCACGTTTCATTGTCGCAAGCGGAAGTTTACCTGCCGGGATACCTGTCGATATTTTTTCAAGATTAGCTGCAATAGCCCGCCGGAAAGATGCAAAACTGGTCATTGATACTTCGGGCAAGCCGCTGGAAGACGCGCTCAAGGCAGGCGCCTATTTGATAAAACCCAGTGCAAAGGAATTGGCGGCCCTGGTAAAGCGGCAAAACATGGAAATACAAGACGTTATTAATGCAGCAAAAGAAGTGATCGGTATGGGCGGATGCGAAGTGATGGTAGTTTCCATGGGCGGCGACGGCGCAATACTTGTAACCCGTGACCTGGTGTTGAAGGCAAAGCCACCCGCTGTCGATGTAAAGGGAACCGTCGGGGCGGGCGACAGCATGGTAGCAGGACTTGTACTTAGCCTTGAGCGAAACAGTTCATTGGAGGAAGCGCTTCAATACGGCGTAGCCTGCGGTACGGCTGCAACCATGAATCCCGGCACCGGTTTATGCGATCGCAACGATGTTGACAGGTTATTCAAAATAATAAAACAAGGTCGGTGA
- a CDS encoding ABC transporter permease, giving the protein MMFKLWAAVLKDLRVLLRDGVGLALMFVMPIVLVVVITDIQNSTFQLINKNKLPVLICNRDTGTSSKQLVEAIKKVGMFSVSGLPKNQDEKAIADSMKKNDALMSIIIPADFTQKVMAKSRTTAGKALTSFGLQADPAQKDPGDPEPLKLYYNPVLQESIRLSVKGALQSALQLVESRQTLRTLYFSINEKPLPAKLEGEMLNSKAGINDVPISISGSLKPPNAAQHNVPAWTIFAMFFIIMSLGGSVVREKVSGSFIRLKTLPTSYLVGMASKQIVYIVVTLVQAAVIFSLGIWLFPLINLPALNLTHDILGLFVVTILTGWCAVSYAICVGVFSETHQQNNGFGAISIVILAAIGGLMVPTFSMDTSLKAIANFSPMHWCLEAYYGLFLENGRLVNVIGYLVPLVAIIVVLQLVAFWGLKRKNLI; this is encoded by the coding sequence TAAAGGATCTCCGTGTACTCCTCCGCGATGGCGTAGGGCTGGCGCTGATGTTCGTGATGCCCATTGTACTCGTGGTTGTTATCACCGATATCCAGAACAGCACTTTCCAGCTCATCAATAAAAATAAACTGCCGGTTTTGATATGCAACCGCGATACCGGAACATCGTCAAAACAACTGGTTGAAGCGATAAAAAAAGTGGGCATGTTCAGTGTATCCGGCCTGCCAAAAAACCAGGACGAGAAGGCGATAGCTGATTCGATGAAGAAGAATGATGCGCTGATGAGCATTATCATCCCGGCGGATTTCACCCAAAAAGTTATGGCCAAGTCAAGGACCACTGCCGGCAAAGCGCTTACCAGTTTTGGCCTGCAGGCCGATCCGGCGCAAAAGGACCCTGGCGACCCGGAGCCATTAAAGCTGTACTATAACCCGGTTCTGCAGGAGTCGATCCGCCTATCGGTAAAAGGAGCCTTACAAAGCGCCCTGCAACTAGTGGAAAGCCGGCAAACTTTACGAACCTTATATTTCTCCATTAATGAAAAACCCCTTCCTGCCAAACTCGAGGGGGAAATGCTGAACAGCAAAGCAGGTATCAACGACGTACCCATTTCGATCAGCGGCTCGCTTAAACCGCCAAATGCGGCGCAGCACAACGTTCCGGCCTGGACCATCTTTGCCATGTTCTTTATCATTATGTCGCTGGGCGGCAGCGTGGTGAGGGAGAAGGTGAGCGGTAGTTTTATCCGGCTTAAAACTTTGCCCACAAGCTACCTGGTCGGCATGGCCTCCAAACAGATCGTATATATTGTTGTTACCCTTGTGCAAGCCGCTGTAATATTCTCGCTGGGTATATGGTTATTCCCTTTGATAAATTTACCTGCGCTCAATTTGACCCATGATATTTTGGGGTTATTTGTAGTAACGATATTAACAGGCTGGTGTGCCGTTAGCTACGCTATTTGTGTGGGTGTATTTTCGGAAACTCACCAGCAAAATAACGGTTTTGGGGCCATATCCATCGTTATACTGGCGGCCATCGGCGGGCTTATGGTACCTACATTTTCTATGGACACCTCGCTGAAAGCGATAGCCAACTTTTCGCCGATGCACTGGTGCCTCGAAGCTTATTACGGCCTGTTTTTGGAGAATGGCAGGCTGGTTAATGTAATTGGTTACCTTGTGCCGCTTGTGGCTATCATAGTTGTACTCCAGTTGGTGGCGTTTTGGGGGCTGAAAAGAAAAAATTTAATATGA